The Halichoerus grypus chromosome 9, mHalGry1.hap1.1, whole genome shotgun sequence genomic sequence AAGTTGAAGCTGAGAGGATTCTGTACAGACCTTGTTACAATAATTCTTCCTTTAGCCTCCTCATCTATTTTAGTTACTTTCCCACCATTGCCTTTCTTTGTTCAACCTCATATAAAAGCAGTTCAGTTTTGCCACTTCTTTGGATATTCATTCCTTATGAGGGTTCACATGTCATGTAGAACTTTTATGAAATAAGTTTGTATGGTTTTTGCTTGTCAGATCCTATGTCAGGCCCAGATGAAAATCCTGAGAGGGTAAGGTAAATTTTTGCCTTAcatctctgacccaggagtctcttGTGTTCTACAAGCAACCTTGGAACTGGCAGGTTAATTAGTTACCTTATAAACACAGTAAAATATCAGAATGTTCACAGTTCTTGAAAGATACATGTTGTCAACAGGCAGAGAAAAGGAGACACTTTGGTGTTTAAATTGTTACCACTTAAGTGTAAGTTACAATTCACATTTAGGAATTACAGTGCTGTGAAGGGAAGGGACGCAGGATATGAGATTGCATAAAGCCAAAAAATCATACTACTATTGTTATTTCCTTATTAGCCCTTTTAGacacttgtcttttctttccactctggAATTTGAGAGTTGCCCTCTGGTGCTCATTATCCCACAATGGATTCCCATCTTCCTCCTCTCGGTACAACACATTTTTTCATGCTGAGACATGTATGAAATGATGATATTGATGAGCTATCTGatgatattttccattttgtaaaatttgaGCATATCGGATTTACTAATTGCCTTATCTTGTCACTTGATTAATTTCCTGTCACTATTGCATATTATTCCCTAATTCTTCAAAATGACAGTGAAACTCCAAATACTCTTTTCTAACTACTCAGTGCATCAGGTATTATCTTTCCTCGGAGACCTTGCTCCCAGACTGCTTCTCTGTCATGCTCGTCTGGATTGATTGCAAAGAAATGGGGGTTTGCCTTTGCCGCCTCCTTCCTTTTGCTGTAAAGTCGCTTCTTGGatcccatctcttttttttaattcttgatttcACTAATTTGCTTGGGTGGAGTTTATGATAAGATAAACATGTGAGGTAAAATTTTTGAGACCTTTCatgtctttaaaatctttattttacctaatagttttaataatttgaatATAGAAATCTAAGTTAAAATTGTTTCCATTAGGATTTGAAGGCATTACTCTACTGTCTGTCATCTGCAAGTGCTATTCTTGATTATTCCAATGCTAATTTATTTTCGTGTCATTTatatttgacttttctttttcctgcctgaaAACTTTGGCAATCTTTCTTTATCCACAGTATTTTGTGCAGATGTTTTGCCATTCTTTGAACCATGTGCATGGCAGGCCTTTCCCTCTAGGAACTGATTTTCTTACATGATTAGATAATTCCTGTCTCTTTtgatcatttcattcttttggaacTTCTACTAATTGGGATTCCTGGATTGCttctctagacttttttttttttttttttggtttcccttttatacatttgaaaagatatgcaAGTATAAAAATTTTGAAGCACAATATCAaaatgagcacttttttttttttttttttttttttaaagattttatttatttatttgacagagagacacacagcgagagagggaacacaggcagggggagtgggagaggaagaagcaggcttcccgcagagcagggagcccgatgcggggctcgatcccagcaccttgggatcatgacctgagccgaaggcagacgcttaacgactgagccacccaggcgccccaaaatgagCACTTTTGAACATATCACTCAAAATCTAGAATtgcactgtccaatacagtagccatcAGCTCCATGTGGTGATTTAGTGCTTCAAACGTGGCTCGCATGACTGaggaagttaatttttaattctaattatttaaaatttaaatttaaaagagggTTCTGCATTCTGTTATTGAAAACTtctgtttgggggcgcctgggtggctcagttggttaagcaactgccttcggctcaggtcatgatcctggagtccctggatcgagtcccgcatcgggctccctgctcggcggggagtctgcttctccctctgaccctcccccctctcatgtgcttgctctctctcattctctctctctcaaataaataaataaaaaatcttaaaaaaaaaaaaaaaaaaagaaaacttctgttTGGGACAACTTGGccttatgaatttattttttcaactgtAAGTTTTATGAAATCCAAGTACAGACTTAAGTATAGtatttctaatgaaaatttagcatacaaactgaggggtgctgtaAATGTAGAATAcagcacaaaataaaataaaatacttcattaatATGTTTTTGATTGTGTATTGAAATGATAGTTTGAACATACTGGGCCACGTAGAAATACActactaaaatttatttctttttcttttaatgaggacattttaaattatgtatgtggctggcattaagtttctttttttttttttaaaaagattttatttatttatttgacagagagagatagcgagagcaggaacacagcagggggagtgggagagggagaagcaggcttcccacctagcagggagcccaatgcgggactcttcccaggaccccgggatcatgacctgagccgaaggcagacgcttaacgactgagccacccgggcccCCTGGCATTAAGTTTCCACTGGACAGGTCTGGGCTGGAATATTACTAAGACATTTGCATCAGCTTATGTGCCTCTCTCCTATCCCATCACTGTGACTCCTTTTCAGAGGTAACCACTATGCTAAATTCTGTGTTTATCATTCCTTTACttacacaaataatacatttatgaaTAGATCACCAATCAATgtattattttgtcttccttgTTTCTGAACTTTATACAAATGGCACCAAACTGTATGCTGGTTTCTGGGCCTTGCTCTTCCCCTTCAACCGGGATTGTCCACTGTTGACCCATGTTACTGTGTAGGTAACCCAGTCAGGTCATTCATGTTCACTTctacaagaaaaacattttttaaaaatgcaaaatatgttcttCTCCTTACTGTTggtgaacacttgggttgttgcTAGGTTTGGCTATCATGAGCAAATACGCTGTGAAAATCCTTGTACGTGGCTGTCAGTGCTGGTGGGGCTTTTGTCAGGGTGCGTCCCTAGGGATGGACCTGTAAGGTTGTAGGGCACAGGCCAGCTTTACAGGATGGCATCTATTCACTTTCCAAAGAGGCTGCATCCGTTTACAGCACCACCAGTGAATGCTGCAACTCCACGGCCTGGCCAAAACTTGGTGAGGCCCGTTTTTACCTTTCTCTGTCTAGCGGGAGTCTCACACGGTGTCACTGTGCTGAGTTCCTTGTTATGGAGACTGGACTCCTTTCTGTGTTTAGTCAtcattctttttcagttttctgtgAAGTATTTCTTTATGCTTTCTGCCTTTTTTGGGGGTTGTCTTTTGCTTATtgatttaaaggaatttttatataaggTCAAACCATATTAAACTGCCTCTATTCAACCTTTAGATATGGCAATTCATATGactcaacctaaaaaaaaaaatatatatatatatatatttatttttttaaccattgattttaaaaacatttttattgttatgttaatcagcatacattacatcattagtttttgatgtagtgttccatgattcattattttcgtataacacccagtgctccatgcagaacgtgccctccttaatacccatcaccgggctaacccatcttcccacctccctcccctctagaatcctcagtttgtttttcagagtccatcgtctctcatggttcgtctccccctccgatttcccccccttcattcttcccctcctgctatcttcttcttcttcttcttttttttttttcttaacatataatgtattatttgtttcagaggtacagatctgagattcagcagtcttgcacaattcacagcgctcaccatagcacatatatatatatattttttagagagagcgtgaatgggggagggaggggcagaggcagagggacagagagaatcttaagtggactCCACaatcagtgcagagcctgatgcaggagtGGATCTCccagctctgagatcatgacctgagccgaaatccagggttggacgcttaaccaactgagccagccaggcgcccccaacctaAAATATTTTAGCTGACAATTATTTGCCAAGTGTATGtgttcaaaatatcttttttcaagTCATGAGAAAattgtattttcccttttttatggtgaatttgattaaagaaattcattttaatctagttgaatttatcagaaaaaattttaaaaattaacctttttTGGTGTCTTGAGAAATCCTTTCTTAACCTTAGGGTACAAATATTGTCCAAAATTTACTCATAAAAGGATAAAAGTTTGCCTTTCACAAGTCTTGGTTATTCTTGGCTAAGAATTACActgcaaaataaatttcagaatcagtttgtcaTTTTCCACAAAAATGCACTCTTGGGATTTTTATTTAGGTTGCAATGAATCTATTGCTCAATTTTGGGAAGaactgatgtctttttttttttttttttttcatcttcctttttattctcaaGATAGGTTAATACAAAACTCCAAGGGGTATTGGACTGGGCTGGCCCTCGTGTGGGCTCTAGTGCTTTGGAGGAGGCAGAACCGAGTCCCCAGGAATGTGAAAGCGTTACATCAAAAGGACAGCAGTAGCTACTGGGCCAAGTCCAACAGCCCCAGTCACACCCAGGGCATAGACACAGCAGGGCTTGGGCTCTagctcttggggggggggggggggaggagatgATAACTGCTTTGAGATAACTGAGCAAAAGAGCCAGTGCAGAAGGGTctggtgggagaaatggggaaggTGAAGGATAGggatcttcctctctcttctcctactACTGAAGGGCAGAGGCACGTGACCCCAGCAAGGGGCCAAGCATGTCGTAGCTACTTGGGTCCCATCGTGGAGAAGCCAGCCCACTCCAGGGCTGGTTAGCTGGCTTCGGCAGGCGGTGGAATACTGGTCATAAGAATAGAGACAAACCATTCCAGTTTTTGTGCTGCTTGTCTCCCGGCTCTAGTGCTTCCTCATGATTGACCTTCTCCTTGGCTTCATAATCCCAGACGACTTTGTTAGTGATGAGGGAGAAGCCAAAGACTTGGAGGCCACAGTGCCTTGGAAGTACAGCTTCTGGTCCTGTGCTCAGGCCAACAGCATCCGCCCCAGCTTCTGCAGCAGCCGACGCTCCGCCGGCCTCAAAGGACGGGCCACCATCACGCAGGTGCCTTCCTCCCGCGCTCTCTGCTCCCCCATCTGTTTCCAGGCCCTGTGAGCCTTCGGCCGCATATCCCGGTCAGAGGCATCGGACATGGCAGGGACACGAAGTCCAGCCTTTCGTCATTGGGCCCTGTGAGCGGGTTCACACCACTGAGGCCGGGTAAGTTGATGTGACCACGGATCAGCATGATATCTCCGACCTCAGACTCGGGGCTGAGTCCTCCAGCTGGGCTGCTGACCACTAGGGTGTCCACGCCCGTAAGGAAGAAGACCCTCACTGGGAATGTCACCGTCCAGAGCGAGGAGCCTTCCTGCATGGGGAACCGGCCCTGCCCCATCACACAGGCCCTGCCATCCAGGAACCCAGACTCCGGTCGACCAGCAGGAGCGGGCGCTGCTCGTCGGGGAAAGTTTGGAACCTCGCCGGAGTCAAAGCTCTGGGCGGCAGTTAAGTTACCGCCAGATTTCCTAACCCAGAGCCCCAGATGACTGCCCCGTGAGGGCGGCGCTCGGGGTGGCGCAGAAGCCATTCCCTCGTGTTCTGATCATCGTCATACGTAAGTCGGGTCTGCAGGGTGCGGCCGCCGCCCTCCCGAGCGCGCTTGGCCTCCGGGATCCGGTCCGCGGAGCAGGGCCCGCGCCGCGCTGGCCTCTTTCCCGGCCCGGAGTCCCCAGCCGAATGCAGCCGAACACGCAAGCCAGCCGCCATCTGCATGGTGACACACCCCGATTCAGGAACCGACATCTTCGTAAGGCTGTCTTCCCGCGCACGAACAAATACAGCCTTGACCAAGAACGGTCACGTCggtcttgaagaagaaaaatagggcTTAACTCCACCAGGTGAAAAGGTATTTTCACTCCATCTTCCCGGAACACCGCTGTGACCAGACACCTGGTCTAGACTGCCAACGGGCTCTCAGTCCTGCGGTAGGAAACCCCAGAGGGCTAGCTTGACCTCCAGGAATCTTCGGATGTTTCCGGAACAGTTAAAGTAAACCGTGAGAAAGCACTAAAGGGATTTCAGGTATTTTGCCTTGTGGAAAAAGAAGTGCTTGATTTGTCTTGAAAATTTTGGGAGACTATCTTGTGGGCAGGGGCTGAAACTTGCTCTGTGATGATCACAGGGCACCCAACTGCACCCGTGTGTAGAAGCTGCGGAGACACACCTCTGTTCCGGATGGTCCAAAATCTGAAACCTGTATCTTGTTCCGCTTTTTAAAACGGAGTGATGTGGGCATTCTCTACTTCCGTTGTGAAGGTAAAGTGAAAATCTCATTGTATCGATGTTCAGAGTGACTTTTTTCTCAGATTTTGCATTAAGGTAATTAGGTTAAAAAAGTGTGTTACCTGGTGAGTTTCTAAGTAAACTGTAACTAAATCAGTAACTCTAGTTTTGGTAACTCTTCAGAATTAGTTACAGAAATCTTAGGGTCTTCATAAGTACTAATACGTTTTATTATTCAACTATGCATCTCATCTTTGAACCCCTTCTACAGTATTCCTGCCAAATTTACTACCTTATGGCAGAGTTTATTCCAGTTTAGGACCCCTTTTAAATGTACAGACTTTTCCCACAGGTAAAATATCTGAACTTTCTTCAGTGTTCCCCCCCCacgctcatttatttatttatttatttattatttaaattccagttagtcaacaCACAGTGAACtcttagtttcaggagtagaattcagtgatccatcacttacatacaccagtactcatcacaacaggtgctctccttaatgcccatcccctacccccctccctccatcaaccctcagtctgttctctattgCACAACACTCATTTTAGATGTTCAGGAAACATCCGAAGATTCCTGGAGGTCAAGCTAGTCCTCTGGGGTTTCTTACTGCAGGACTGAGAGTCCGTTGGCAGTCTTTAGACCAGGTGTCTGGGTCACAGCAGTGTTCTAGGAAGACAGTGGTTGTGTGGAAGATGGACAGGTGAGGGTGGTGTCTAGAAGGCTCGTATTTGAGCTCCATACAGAGGCCTTTAAAGTTTCACAACAGAATGTCGGGCCCGCTACCCCCTCCAGTTAACTGGTGTCTGAAGATGTAAGCTCTCCAGTCAACAACACAACACATCCATACTTGAGGATGGTCGAGAATTTAAACTGGAACTGCCATCTTGCTGCATTCTCAAGCTGGGATGACTTTGAGTCTAAAGTCTGAAAGCACCCCATAGGCTGTGGGTGAAACAGACATTCTGAACATGTACATACATTTTCTAAAAGCTTATACATGCTGTTGTGAAATACAAAACCTCAGATTTTCTAGGACAGCATGACAGTATTTTGTCGAGCATTAAAGTAcaactattggggcacctggctggctcagttgttaagcgtctgcttttggctcaggtcatgatcccaaagtcttgggatcgagccccgcatcaggtcccctgctctgcgggaagcctgcttctccctctcccactccccctgcttgtgttccctctctcgctgtgtctctttctgtcagataaataaataaaatcttttttatttattttatttttttttaaagattttatttatttatttgagagagagagaatgagagacagagagcatgagagggaggagggtcagagggagaagcagactccctgccaagcagggagcccgatgcgggactcgatcccgggactccaggatcatgacctgagtcgaaggcagtcgcttaaccaactgagccatgcaggcgcccataaataaataaaatctttaaaaaaaataataaagtacaacTATTGCTGTGTGTGCATTGGAAAACCACTGCCAATTCTCCAGATGTATCCTGAACTCTGTccttatgtcattttttttcctcaccagAAAGCCACATATCCGTAATTTCGTCCTCCACAGAGGCAATTTCATTGTTATGTCTTCAACGTTTTCATCTTGGCTTTCACAAACAGTGTAAGAAACGGCCACATAAAGAACATAAAGTTCCCTGTAGAAACTGAACCTAAGGAACAATGTTTCAGTCCACccttgtttaaaaataagaaaccatgTAATCCCCTCTGGAATTTTACTAGAAAATCACATCTCTTGGACACCTTGTTTTTCTGTATTAGATAATGTATAACCATTTcccaaaaggttttttttctgaaacaagaGCCCCTGAAGAGGCTTCAAACAGGATTGTGTCGTCAATTACTTTTGGAAAGCAATGTTTTTATTGCTCCTTTAAGATTTAGATTAGCATATTATAAACTCTGATAAGTCtttaagggaattaaaaaaaaccacctaGCTAACATTTCctaaagtcattattttaaaagtcttaattTGTAAAACACCTTTGAGAAATGTTGGATAATCCAttgctcatctctctctctctctctttttttttaccaACCAAGGAACTTAGAACTAAATTTAATTCTCAATTATGGTCATTATGTTAATTAGGTTGACACATTGGCATCTTCTTCtaggattaaaatttttttatagagggagagagaggagagagaaagagaggaggggaggagggagagagagaagagagagaggaagggaggagggagaggagggagagagagaatctccagcagactctccactaagcCTTCCTTTCCCATCCCGATCTCAGAAATCCCGATCCCACATGGAAAAGTTCCATTCAGTctttaagttaaaacaaaacaaaaaccttgctAAACATGATCAGTATTTTATCAACTAAAACATGCTCGGTGCTGAACTGAGTTGTGGCCTCACATCTAAGGGATGCCTTGCAGGCTATGGGAAAGGTGCAGGCCTGAGCCTCTGCGGGTGTTTCTGCGGAACTTACTAGCTAAGTGATCCTCAGCAGGTTTCATCTTTTTATGCCTTAATTTCCTCCTCCTGTAGGGATGTTTtatggattaaatgaattaaaataacgAAGTCGTTAGAAGAGTGGCCGGCATGCGGCAAGCACTAGGAAGtatttgatattattattactgacTGGCATTCCCGACTGGAAGTGAAGTGCCCGCTACAAGGTCAGGTGGGTCATAGGAAGGTCAGGCTCTGGGGAGCTCGGTCGGGGGCCAGCAAGCCGGGAAGAACCAGGCTccggggcagaaggagaaacggCAAAGTGCGAACAGAATGGCTTCCCCGGGGGCTGCCGGTCAGACACCGACTACTGGGCAGGCCGGACGGGTCCTGGGGCCAGGGCCTTCCCACTCTCCTCGCGTGTGTGGGCTCTCCATCCTCTGTGCCTCCTCCTCTTGTGTCCTGTGAGGTTGGCGCTCACTCTGAAAGCCTTCCCGCACTGCTCGCACTCGTAGGGCCTCTCCCCCGTGTGAACCCGCTGGTGCCCGACGAGAGCGGAGCGCTGGCGGAAGGACGCGCCGCACTCGCCGCAGCCGTACGGCTTCTCGCCGCTGTGGATCCGCCGGTGCTGCGTCAGCGCGGAGCTGTGATGGAAGGCCTTCCCGCACGCCTCGCACGCGTACGGCTTCTCGCCGCTGTGGATCCTCTGGTGCTTGGTCAGGTTGGACTTCCCGCGGAAGGCTCTCCCGCACTGCGCGCAGGCGAACGGCTTCTCGCCGGTGTGCACGCGCTGGTGCACGGCGAGGCAGTGCCGGTCCTGGAAGGTCTTCCCGCAGTGCGCGCACGGGTACGGCCTCTCCCCGCGGTGCGCGCGCTCGTGCGCCCGGCGCCTGCACTTGTGCCGGAAGGCGCGCCCGCACTCCCGACACGGGTAGGGCTTCTCGGGCGCGTGCGTCCTCCGGTGCCGGCTGAGCTCCGCCCGGCTGCCGAACGCCTGGCCACACTGCGGGCAGCCCCCGCCTCGCTCCCGCGCGTGCGTCCTCGCGTGCTTGCGGAGGTCCGAGCTGCGGCTGAAGGCCCTCGCGCACGCGCCGCACGCGTACGGCCGCTCCCCGGTGTGGATGCGCGCGTGCTTGGCGAGGTCCGAGCTCCCGCGGAAGGCCCTGCCGCACTGCGCGCACTCGTAGGGCCGCTCCCCGGTGTGCGTGCGGCTGTGCAGGGTGAGGCAGTGCTTGAGCGGGAAGGCCTTCCCGCACACGGCGCACGCGTGCGGCTTCTCCCCGCTGTGCACCAGCTGGTGCAGACGGAGCCGGCTCCGGCTCCCGAAGGCCTTCCCGCACGCGCCGCAGCCGTGCGGCTTCTCCCCGCTGTGCGCCTTCCTGTGGCGGCAGAGCGCGGACGGGCTGCCGAGGGCCTTCCCGCACTGCGCGCAGCGGAAGGGCTTCTCCCCCGTGTGGCTGACGCGGTGCACGGAAAGCTGGCTTCCGGTCCTGAACGCTTTCCCGCACTCGCGGCTCACACGGGGCTGCTCGCGCAGAAGCAGGTCCGCGCGCCAGCCGAAGCTCCTGCCGCACTGGGCGCCCCTGTGGGGTCTCCGTTCCGTCAGGACTCCGTTATACGGAATCCGCTTCGAGTCTGGGTGGAAGTGTTTTCTGAGGACCTTTCGGGCCTCTCCTTCATTGCAGGTCACCTGCTCCCCTCCCAGCGTCTCCATCCCGGGCGCGTCCCGTGCATTCTCTACCTTGACATCCTGCACACGAGCTCCTCCAGCCTCAGGATCCTGGGACAGGACTTTCGGGAGACTTTTGACTTGGACCCAGCAGACGTCCCCGCTCTCAAACACCTCCTGTTCCGAACTCGCCTTCTCAGTCCCCGGCCAGGTCCTGTCCACTGatacttaaggaaataaaaatgtcacatgTTCAGAGGTCGGGAAACACGGGAGATGGGAGAGGCGAACGGGTGAAGCCCTGTGAAGGGTACGTGACTTTCCCGGGCTGGAAGAGCGCTATGGTTATGGCCAAAGGCTGCGACAGGCTGGTATAACGAGAAGTACCAAGACAGCTCAGACTCGGTAAACTTTACAAAAATCCTTAGAAACCTACTTGTTCTCGAGAATCTCACGGTACGCCCAGGCAGGCACCTCGGtcaggaaactgagtcacagccAACCCTCTCTGTCCTTCAGATTTGCTCAGCTGACATTTTACAAATTCCACCTGAGACACGGACTGCAGTCTAACCCCCAGGGAGCCGTCTGCTCTGCAGTGCAGCTCTGCCCACCTGGTGCAGGGCACATCCCATCTGGCCCCCCTCAC encodes the following:
- the ZNF311 gene encoding zinc finger protein 311 isoform X3, which gives rise to MWQVVVSHESPGPPRQLPGTPDAELLQERALPTPQHPAFGREGSQGDQPGAKSSPMSRARDSVTFEDVAVHFSSGEWRCLTRAQRHLYADVMLENYGNVISVGFAVPKPPLISHLEQGNEPCVQDLQDGGFLSCSFPVSVDRTWPGTEKASSEQEVFESGDVCWVQVKSLPKVLSQDPEAGGARVQDVKVENARDAPGMETLGGEQVTCNEGEARKVLRKHFHPDSKRIPYNGVLTERRPHRGAQCGRSFGWRADLLLREQPRVSRECGKAFRTGSQLSVHRVSHTGEKPFRCAQCGKALGSPSALCRHRKAHSGEKPHGCGACGKAFGSRSRLRLHQLVHSGEKPHACAKPYPCRECGRAFRHKCRRRAHERAHRGERPYPCAHCGKTFQDRHCLAVHQRVHTGEKPFACAQCGRAFRGKSNLTKHQRIHSGEKPYACEACGKAFHHSSALTQHRRIHSGEKPYGCGECGASFRQRSALVGHQRVHTGERPYECEQCGKAFRVSANLTGHKRRRHRGWRAHTREESGKALAPGPVRPAQ
- the ZNF311 gene encoding zinc finger protein 311 isoform X1, whose translation is MWQVVVSHESPGPPRQLPGTPDAELLQERALPTPQHPAFGREGSQGDQPGAKSSPMSRARDSVTFEDVAVHFSSGEWRCLTRAQRHLYADVMLENYGNVISVGFAVPKPPLISHLEQGNEPCVQDLQDGGFLSCSFPVSVDRTWPGTEKASSEQEVFESGDVCWVQVKSLPKVLSQDPEAGGARVQDVKVENARDAPGMETLGGEQVTCNEGEARKVLRKHFHPDSKRIPYNGVLTERRPHRGAQCGRSFGWRADLLLREQPRVSRECGKAFRTGSQLSVHRVSHTGEKPFRCAQCGKALGSPSALCRHRKAHSGEKPHGCGACGKAFGSRSRLRLHQLVHSGEKPHACAVCGKAFPLKHCLTLHSRTHTGERPYECAQCGRAFRGSSDLAKHARIHTGERPYACGACARAFSRSSDLRKHARTHARERGGGCPQCGQAFGSRAELSRHRRTHAPEKPYPCRECGRAFRHKCRRRAHERAHRGERPYPCAHCGKTFQDRHCLAVHQRVHTGEKPFACAQCGRAFRGKSNLTKHQRIHSGEKPYACEACGKAFHHSSALTQHRRIHSGEKPYGCGECGASFRQRSALVGHQRVHTGERPYECEQCGKAFRVSANLTGHKRRRHRGWRAHTREESGKALAPGPVRPAQ
- the ZNF311 gene encoding zinc finger protein 311 isoform X2, translating into MSRARDSVTFEDVAVHFSSGEWRCLTRAQRHLYADVMLENYGNVISVGFAVPKPPLISHLEQGNEPCVQDLQDGGFLSCSFPVSVDRTWPGTEKASSEQEVFESGDVCWVQVKSLPKVLSQDPEAGGARVQDVKVENARDAPGMETLGGEQVTCNEGEARKVLRKHFHPDSKRIPYNGVLTERRPHRGAQCGRSFGWRADLLLREQPRVSRECGKAFRTGSQLSVHRVSHTGEKPFRCAQCGKALGSPSALCRHRKAHSGEKPHGCGACGKAFGSRSRLRLHQLVHSGEKPHACAVCGKAFPLKHCLTLHSRTHTGERPYECAQCGRAFRGSSDLAKHARIHTGERPYACGACARAFSRSSDLRKHARTHARERGGGCPQCGQAFGSRAELSRHRRTHAPEKPYPCRECGRAFRHKCRRRAHERAHRGERPYPCAHCGKTFQDRHCLAVHQRVHTGEKPFACAQCGRAFRGKSNLTKHQRIHSGEKPYACEACGKAFHHSSALTQHRRIHSGEKPYGCGECGASFRQRSALVGHQRVHTGERPYECEQCGKAFRVSANLTGHKRRRHRGWRAHTREESGKALAPGPVRPAQ